Proteins encoded together in one Entomobacter blattae window:
- the virB10 gene encoding type IV secretion system protein VirB10, translated as MPKTIDTDTFYQSPSSSPSPEGSTRQNDEPIDSRLPLTPDRKKRAVGLKALFFLSGVSCLGFFGYLGYENWISSHENSQKNRPVPAPVPKHQFTLATTPRPEPKKQALTVLPPPDATHGITSNASPLAAQSGPKKHSPTPEELALQRRLESGFGGSIGSGSDTGSAEKKPMPERRSEESSALSRRLSGDHRAPALASVMAHPRFMVPKGTMITCGTLTELDTTVAGLVSCRVSRDVFSADGTVRLIDKGAVVDGEVSSGLAHGQERIFVLWTRLRNPDGVVVNLDSPGTNRLGSAGIEGQVDTHFFDRFGDAMMISLFSDLSQSTIGTLSNLTQKHNTANISTSNTQQQTSQMGNTVLQNTVNIPPTLYDQQGDVVSIYVARDLDFSSVYSLAYGSAP; from the coding sequence ATGCCTAAAACCATTGACACCGATACATTCTACCAGTCCCCCTCTTCCAGCCCCTCTCCTGAAGGCAGCACCAGACAGAATGACGAGCCCATTGACTCAAGACTGCCTCTTACACCAGATCGCAAGAAAAGGGCCGTAGGACTAAAAGCCCTGTTCTTTTTATCTGGCGTGAGCTGCCTTGGGTTTTTCGGCTATCTGGGCTATGAGAACTGGATCTCCTCCCATGAGAACAGTCAAAAGAACAGGCCTGTTCCTGCTCCTGTCCCCAAACACCAGTTTACGTTAGCCACAACTCCCAGACCAGAGCCCAAAAAACAGGCTCTCACGGTGCTTCCACCTCCTGACGCAACCCATGGGATAACATCAAATGCCTCTCCTCTGGCTGCACAGTCAGGCCCTAAAAAGCATAGTCCCACTCCTGAAGAGCTGGCCTTGCAGCGCAGGCTGGAAAGTGGGTTTGGAGGTTCCATAGGTTCTGGTAGTGATACAGGAAGTGCCGAGAAAAAACCGATGCCTGAACGCAGGTCTGAAGAAAGTTCTGCCTTGAGCAGAAGACTTTCAGGCGATCATCGTGCCCCAGCTCTGGCTTCTGTTATGGCCCATCCACGCTTTATGGTGCCCAAGGGAACAATGATCACCTGTGGGACATTAACAGAGCTCGATACCACTGTAGCAGGGCTGGTCTCGTGCCGGGTCAGCCGGGATGTGTTTTCAGCTGATGGCACAGTCCGTCTGATTGACAAAGGGGCTGTGGTGGATGGGGAGGTCTCTTCTGGTCTTGCTCACGGACAGGAGCGTATCTTTGTCTTGTGGACACGTCTGCGCAATCCTGATGGTGTGGTGGTCAATCTTGATAGCCCCGGCACCAACCGATTGGGCAGTGCTGGCATCGAGGGACAGGTCGATACCCATTTCTTCGACCGCTTTGGCGATGCAATGATGATCAGCCTGTTCTCTGACCTAAGCCAGTCTACTATTGGCACGCTGTCAAATCTCACGCAAAAACACAACACGGCCAATATCTCCACCTCCAATACCCAGCAACAGACCAGCCAGATGGGCAATACTGTGTTGCAGAACACGGTCAATATTCCCCCCACCCTTTATGACCAGCAAGGTGATGTGGTTTCCATCTATGTGGCTCGTGACCTCGACTTCTCATCGGTTTACTCACTGGCTTATGGAAGTGCCCCATGA
- a CDS encoding TrbG/VirB9 family P-type conjugative transfer protein, translating to MKPFSHSSRNKIGKGREGRSGENQYLLLWTAALTSSFLFSLYSIPSHGLERKQVSPYDYRIKSALYNPQDTVVIDSVVGVTTHITVSPQETYLAHAFGDSKAWDFAHVKNHFFVKPVAENADTNLTIITDKHTYHIMLHYIGELSSKSEGKDGKKGFIRSPWQLRQATLELTYKYPDDDEKQEAREVQEHSIQSAFANPYISGRKNLNYTMAIGDDADSIKPVNVWDNGELTYFKFPEKIDLPTLFVMGQDGKESVVNSSVSGENHNIIVAQMVAEKWVIRSGDKVIGIRNTAYNPRAIFAGRPTGTTSPYVRRIANPAQEDK from the coding sequence ATGAAACCCTTTTCCCATTCTTCAAGGAACAAAATTGGTAAAGGCAGAGAGGGCCGTAGCGGAGAAAACCAGTATCTCCTCTTATGGACTGCTGCCCTGACCTCTTCCTTCCTGTTCTCTCTTTATTCCATCCCCAGCCATGGGCTGGAACGCAAACAGGTTTCCCCTTACGATTACCGGATCAAGTCAGCCCTGTATAACCCGCAGGATACGGTGGTGATTGATAGTGTGGTGGGAGTGACCACCCATATTACCGTCTCTCCACAGGAAACCTATCTGGCCCATGCCTTTGGGGATTCAAAAGCCTGGGATTTTGCCCATGTCAAAAACCACTTTTTTGTCAAACCCGTTGCTGAAAATGCCGATACCAATCTCACCATTATTACCGATAAACACACCTACCACATCATGCTGCACTACATCGGGGAACTTTCCTCAAAGAGTGAAGGTAAAGATGGTAAAAAAGGCTTTATCAGAAGCCCATGGCAACTCAGGCAGGCCACATTAGAGCTGACCTACAAATATCCTGATGATGACGAGAAGCAGGAAGCCAGAGAAGTACAGGAACACTCCATCCAGAGTGCCTTTGCCAACCCTTATATCTCTGGGCGCAAAAACCTGAATTACACCATGGCGATAGGCGATGATGCAGACAGTATCAAGCCAGTCAATGTATGGGATAATGGAGAATTGACCTACTTCAAATTCCCTGAAAAAATAGACCTGCCCACCCTGTTTGTCATGGGACAGGACGGTAAGGAAAGTGTGGTCAACAGCTCTGTAAGTGGAGAAAACCACAACATCATAGTGGCCCAGATGGTGGCTGAAAAATGGGTGATCCGCTCCGGGGATAAGGTTATAGGCATCAGGAATACCGCCTACAACCCAAGGGCTATTTTTGCTGGCCGTCCCACAGGTACAACCAGCCCCTATGTCCGGCGTATCGCCAACCCTGCACAGGAGGATAAGTAA
- a CDS encoding virB8 family protein translates to MKFLTKTALAAHQSKALGLERDLLAELISSRNFSRRVSTLSLCLGLFCVAGLGYTIHRYAQPIPEHILTINMDTGEINTVSLLTEQKTYGEVIDQYWVGQYVLHHEGYDYYTLQQDYDAVSVMSSPVVAGDYAKLFSGNEAMDRKLQDSMIRTVHLVSVILDRENQIATVRYTTQDKYANRSIPEEKKHWIATVAYSYQKTVLTASQRFLNPLGFQVTSFKAQPEAANAGE, encoded by the coding sequence ATGAAATTCTTAACTAAAACGGCTCTTGCAGCCCATCAGAGTAAAGCCCTTGGACTGGAACGTGACCTCTTGGCCGAACTGATCTCCAGCCGCAATTTCTCACGCAGGGTCTCCACCCTCTCACTCTGTCTTGGCCTGTTCTGTGTGGCAGGACTGGGCTATACCATTCACCGCTACGCCCAGCCCATCCCTGAACATATCCTGACCATTAACATGGATACAGGAGAGATCAACACTGTCTCCCTGCTGACCGAGCAGAAAACCTATGGCGAGGTCATTGATCAATATTGGGTGGGCCAATATGTGCTCCATCATGAAGGCTACGACTATTATACCCTTCAACAGGATTATGACGCTGTCTCTGTCATGTCTTCGCCTGTTGTGGCTGGTGACTATGCCAAACTCTTTTCCGGTAATGAGGCCATGGACAGGAAATTACAGGACAGCATGATCCGCACGGTTCATCTGGTCTCTGTCATTCTGGATCGTGAGAACCAGATCGCTACTGTCCGCTATACCACACAGGACAAATACGCCAACCGTTCTATCCCTGAAGAGAAAAAGCACTGGATCGCCACAGTAGCCTATTCCTACCAGAAGACGGTGCTTACAGCCTCACAGCGTTTCCTGAACCCTCTTGGCTTTCAGGTGACCTCCTTTAAAGCGCAGCCAGAAGCTGCCAATGCAGGAGAATGA